The following is a genomic window from Neomonachus schauinslandi chromosome 15, ASM220157v2, whole genome shotgun sequence.
GTTACGCGGCCCCGAGCTGTGTGACGCGAGGCGGGCACGCGCGCACCCCTACGGGAGGGGATGGGGGCGGGGAAGAGACTATAAAACGAGAGGCGGGGCGCGCGCCGCGGCAGAAAGAGCGAAGCTCTGGCCCGGCGCGGAGTGGCCTTACTACGGGGACGCTGGGCCGGGCACCGGGCTGTGTGGAGAAGTGAGCGCGCTCGCCTGACCTGTCCCCGCCACCCCGAGCCACAGGGGGCGAGTTCCCGAGGCCCGCGCCGAGGCCCCCGTCCTCCGCCCGGCGGCGCCGTCTTGCATTCAGCCTGCTCGCAGCTGCCGACCCTCCCGAGCCCCCGCCCTGCCGCCCCTTCTCCGCCCAGCGGCCGGGTCTGTGGTGGAAGCAGCCCGTAAGTATCGAGGGGCGGCGGGCGGGGTCCGGGGACGTAGGGGCTACAGCGGCGTCGAGCCCCAGGCCTTCGGGGACGGCGACGTCGCGGCCCGGGCGCGGAGGGGAGCGGTTCCGAGGGGAGCGGCTCCGAGGGGCCCCAGCGCGCCCGGGACCTGGAGGCGGGGCCGGCCGGAGCGTCGGGCTCGGCCCGAGCCGGGAGGGTAAACGGGAAAGGGCCGCCCGGGCCGAGCTGACGGGAATCGGGGGTTGGGGCGCCGGGAGGAGCGGCCAGCTCGAGGGGGACCGTGGGGTCCGCGGGGCCGGTGGCCGCCGGGACCGAAAATGGTGCGGCGGAGCCGGTGCTCCCCGGGCTCTGGCCGTGTCCCAGGAGCCTCGGGCGGGGGCGGGAGCGGCGGGTCAGGTtacggcggggggaggggagcggtTGACCCGGAGCGGCCGGCGCCGCGACCTGCCCGGTGCCCGGCCCCGAGTGGTTGCTTTGCCATTTCTCgtggccttcctcctcctcctttttggAGGAGACTTGtactcttctcctctcctccgccgccgcctcctccgcctcctccccctccccctccccctcctcctcctcttgctgctgctgctgctgctgctccagCGCTTGGGCTCCGAGGGCTGTGAGCAGAAATCTAATGAGACCCAACTGGCTGTTTATGTAATTCTTCACACTCCTGTCTTAAGGCGTTGCTTTAAAACTACCTTCCGCGGAGCCTGAATTTCGCTCGGCTGCACCGTCAAGCAATTTGGCTTAATCAGCTGCCTTTGCCGGCTCTCAGGCTTTGGGCTTGCAAAGTGTACTTTGGGGGCAGCCAGGGATCCTTTTCCCTTTGTCACCACGAATATGGAAAATGGAACAGATGGATTAATACcaactggattttttaaatgtccttttaaCTCAACCTCAGTGTACAAATAGATcccttttgcaaatatcttctgtttGCCCTTGATCTTTTCTTATCCCCACCCAATGCTGATCCAGCAAACGTTTAAAGGTCGACCTTATCGTACAAACCTCTCCGGCTGTTCTCTTATCGTGAAGGAGGGAGGTGGttttgaaaatcagaataaaactCAGAAACCCTGTCCTTTAAAGAGAATAATCAATAGAGTTTTGAAATTAATGTTGCTTTTGTTACATTTGCTGCcaaagatattttctgatttttgaaaaatacacattgaaaagaaaaagcacagagaagcTCGATTATTACATTGTATGCCCTTAGTATATTTAAGACGGCAGCTATGTAGGATAATTTGGTTCATAATTATCGTTGACTAGGATGGGAATTCAttgtatttagtatttttaattttagcatcgcatactttggaaattaaaataattttcctaacTTCTCAAATGTCTAAACGTTTCACGATACAGCAGATTTAAGCAGCATATATCCAGAATGAACTGCAATATAGAATTCACTTCTAAATTAGTGAATAGGAATATGATCACTTTCTAAAActggtatatatgtgtgtggaggtgggtggatgggtgtgCGGAGTAGAGTTTccaataaatattcttttgagTACTGAGGGAAGAAATACAGTGTATATGctggagatacatatatatttttagagctatattcagaaataaaaagtaatagggttaaatatattgttttaactGTAAATCCTCAATTGTCCCATGAGATTTTGAACTTTAATAAACAGTTTTCTATTGTATGTTCCTTTATTTTGTGCTGATGATATTTTTCTGACTTTCTAGCCTATTAGactttttcaaaagtaaaattactCTGGGGGTAAGAAAAGGTTGTGGGACTTAGATTTATCTTATTTGgacatgtttgtttttgttttcttttgtttttctttaaggagCAAGACCACTCAAGGTGAAGGATAATCTACAAAATACCAGCACTTTGAATGAAAATTTGTTTCTCTGCCACAAACTGAACacttttgtgtgcgtgtgtggggggaAGTTGAAACACAAATCTCACTTAGTGGCATAGCAGCTATGCAGCTTGAAATCCAAGTAGcactaaattttattatttcatatttgtaCAATAAGCTTCCCAGGAGACGTGTCAACATTTTTGGTGAAGAGCTTGAAAGACTTCTTAAGAAGAAATATGAAGGGCACTGGTATCCTGAAAAGCCATACAAAGGATCAGGGTTTAGATGTATACACATAGGGGAGAAAGTGGACCCAGTGATTGAACAAGCATCCAAAGAGAGTGGTTTGGACATTGATGATGTTCGTGGCAATCTGCCACAGGATCTTAGTGTTTGGATCGACCCATTTGAGGTTTCCTACCAAATTGGTGAAAAGGGACCAGTGAAGGTGCTTTATGTggatgataataatgaaaatggatGTGAGTTGGATAAGGAGATCAAAAACAGCTTTAACCCAGAGGCCCAGGTTTTTATGCCCATAAGTGACCCAGCCTCCTCAGTGTCCAGCTCTCCGTCGCCTCCCTTTGGTCACTCTGCTGCTGTAAGCCCTACCTTCATGCCCCGGTCCACTCAGCCTTTAACCTTTACCACTGCCACTTTTGCTGCCACCAAGTTCGGCTCTACCAAAATGAAGAATAGTGGCCGCAGCAACAAGGTTGCACGTACTTCTCCTATCAACCTCGGCTTGAATGTGAATGACCTCTTGAAGCAGAAAGCCATCTCTTCCTCAGTGCACTCTCTGTACGGGCTCGGCCTGGGCAGCCAGCAGCCGTCGCAGcccccaccgccgccgccgccgccaccgcggCAGCAGAAAGCCTCCGCTCTTTCTCCTAACGCCAAGGAGTTTATTTTTCCTAATGTGCAGGGTCAAGGTAGCAGTACCAATGGAATGTTCCCAGCTGACAGCCCCCTTAACCTCAGTCCTCTCCAGTACAGTAATGCCTTTGATGTGTTTGCGGCCTATGGAGGCCTCAACGAGAAGTCTTTTGTAGATGGCTTGAATTTTAGCTTAAATAACATGCAGTATTCTAACCAGCAGTTCCAGCCTGTTATGGctaactaaaacaggaagaaaaaaaaaatgtacaagttaAAATGCACGGGCCCaaggggggattttttttttcacctccttgagatttttttttttttaagcttatagTAAGGATACATTCAAGCTtggttacaaaaataaaacctgcGTCATTTTTCATTTGCCAACCAAGCACAAAGTTATTTTATACTGactgtatattttaaagtatactcTCAGATAATGGCCTCTTACAGTATTTAAGATATAGCAAGGacatggctgattttttttttataaaaaattggcACTAATAAGTGGGTTTATTGGTCTTTTCtaattgtataatttaatttagTACAAAGTTTGTAAAATATCAGAGGATATATATATTGTTTCTACGACACGGTATTGCATTTATATCTTTTTACTACAGTGACCTGTGACAGCAGcagcttcatgtattttttttactgaaattgtAAAATATCCATCTTAAAGACATCAACTATTCTCAAAATTGTGTACAGGATATTCCTTTAGTGGTGGAATTAAAATGTACGaatatttgctttttcaaaaaaatgtattttctgttaaaGGTTTAAAGATTTTTGCTATATATTATGGAAGAAAATGTAATCgtaaatattaattttgtaccTATATTGTGCAATACTTGAAAAAAACGGTATAAAAGTATTTTGAGTCAGTGTCTTACATGTTAAGAGGGACTGAAATAGTTTATATTAAGTTTGtattaaaattccttaaaattaaaattgcttaTCGTGGTCTTTGTTTTGAAGCCTTGGCCAAAGAGCTACCTCTGGAGTTAAAATGTTGTAAATGCTAGAAAAGGCTGCAGAAAAGGCTGACTCGTAGGATCACGAAGGAATGGTGGAAAG
Proteins encoded in this region:
- the TOB1 gene encoding protein Tob1 — encoded protein: MQLEIQVALNFIISYLYNKLPRRRVNIFGEELERLLKKKYEGHWYPEKPYKGSGFRCIHIGEKVDPVIEQASKESGLDIDDVRGNLPQDLSVWIDPFEVSYQIGEKGPVKVLYVDDNNENGCELDKEIKNSFNPEAQVFMPISDPASSVSSSPSPPFGHSAAVSPTFMPRSTQPLTFTTATFAATKFGSTKMKNSGRSNKVARTSPINLGLNVNDLLKQKAISSSVHSLYGLGLGSQQPSQPPPPPPPPPRQQKASALSPNAKEFIFPNVQGQGSSTNGMFPADSPLNLSPLQYSNAFDVFAAYGGLNEKSFVDGLNFSLNNMQYSNQQFQPVMAN